From Polynucleobacter sp. JS-JIR-II-b4, a single genomic window includes:
- the chrA gene encoding chromate efflux transporter — protein sequence MSIPLREALKFWAKLGFISFGGPAGQIAVLHQELVEKRRWISERRFLHALNYCMLLPGPEAQQLVTYIGWLMHRSWGGILAGTLFVLPSLFILIGLSWVYLTFGQVPWIAAIFFGIKPAVTAIVLHAAVRIGKRTIHNQALQWIALGSFLAIFILNLAFPIIVLIAAAIGYWGGKRYPEYFQQAGGHSTKEAKQFGSAIIDDDTPTPEHAKFTYSKAVRHSLVAFTCWLLPIGALIAIFDWKTLYPNIAWFFTKAALMTFGGAYAVLPYVYQGAVEHFHWLSANQMIDGLALGEATPGPLIMVVAFVGYLAGHIQHLIGNTNPFWFGVLGACVATWFTFLPSFFFILVGGPLIESTHGKLGFTAPLTAITAAVVGVIANLGLFFAYHVFLPRGFGGSISWISILICALAGLALFKYQKGVLSVLGGSALAGLLFYYISILIG from the coding sequence TTGAGCATTCCACTGCGCGAGGCCCTGAAGTTTTGGGCTAAGCTAGGCTTCATCAGTTTTGGTGGGCCCGCAGGACAGATTGCCGTTCTACACCAAGAGTTAGTTGAAAAGCGTCGCTGGATTTCTGAGCGGCGCTTTTTACATGCGCTGAACTACTGCATGCTATTACCAGGGCCAGAGGCCCAACAGCTAGTAACCTATATTGGCTGGCTCATGCACCGCAGTTGGGGCGGTATCCTAGCGGGTACGCTCTTTGTGCTGCCTTCCTTGTTCATTTTGATTGGGTTGTCATGGGTATATCTCACCTTCGGACAAGTTCCCTGGATTGCAGCTATCTTTTTTGGCATCAAACCTGCAGTGACTGCAATCGTGTTGCACGCTGCCGTGCGAATTGGTAAACGCACAATTCATAACCAAGCACTCCAATGGATCGCTCTTGGATCTTTTCTAGCCATCTTTATTCTGAATCTTGCTTTTCCCATCATCGTGCTAATTGCAGCAGCAATCGGATACTGGGGTGGTAAACGCTATCCAGAATATTTCCAACAAGCTGGTGGGCACAGCACAAAAGAAGCAAAGCAATTTGGTAGCGCCATCATTGATGACGACACCCCTACTCCCGAGCACGCCAAATTTACTTATTCAAAAGCGGTGCGTCATAGCCTTGTAGCATTTACTTGCTGGCTACTTCCTATTGGCGCATTGATAGCCATCTTTGACTGGAAGACCTTGTACCCAAATATCGCGTGGTTCTTTACCAAAGCCGCCTTGATGACTTTTGGTGGCGCTTATGCTGTACTTCCATATGTATATCAAGGAGCAGTCGAGCACTTTCATTGGCTCAGCGCCAATCAAATGATTGATGGTTTGGCACTGGGTGAAGCAACGCCAGGCCCACTGATCATGGTGGTCGCTTTTGTTGGCTACCTTGCTGGACATATCCAACACCTCATTGGCAATACCAATCCATTTTGGTTTGGGGTGTTGGGTGCTTGTGTTGCTACTTGGTTTACTTTTTTACCATCCTTCTTTTTTATCTTAGTAGGCGGTCCGTTAATTGAATCAACGCATGGCAAGCTAGGCTTTACGGCACCGCTAACAGCAATCACAGCAGCAGTCGTTGGTGTCATTGCTAATCTAGGCCTCTTCTTTGCTTATCACGTCTTTTTACCAAGAGGCTTTGGCGGCTCGATCTCTTGGATCTCGATTTTGATCTGCGCTCTAGCTGGTTTAGCTTTATTTAAGTATCAAAAGGGTGTTCTTTCGGTATTGGGCGGGTCAGCCTTGGCTGGATTGCTCTTCTATTACATCTCTATTTTGATAGGGTGA